The Hyphomicrobiales bacterium genome has a window encoding:
- a CDS encoding hypothetical protein (Evidence 5 : Unknown function): MQPQALVGFHKPGGLGPQFFLVLMKDREVLGNGASRHGQLNG, from the coding sequence GTGCAGCCGCAGGCGCTCGTCGGCTTCCACAAGCCCGGCGGCCTTGGTCCGCAGTTCTTCCTCGTCTTGATGAAGGATCGCGAGGTTCTCGGGAATGGCGCGAGTCGGCATGGGCAGCTCAATGGATAA
- a CDS encoding conserved hypothetical protein (Evidence 4 : Unknown function but conserved in other organisms) → MTYEVQQFTICDGWVNTWTVHHEDGSSAPETFPTEEEALAALAEFLSEIEEEIAAGQRDEDEGYTSDEFRIAKAGAP, encoded by the coding sequence ATGACCTACGAAGTACAGCAATTCACAATCTGCGACGGCTGGGTGAACACCTGGACCGTCCACCACGAGGACGGCTCCAGCGCGCCGGAAACCTTCCCGACCGAGGAAGAGGCTCTCGCGGCGCTAGCCGAGTTCCTTTCCGAGATCGAGGAAGAGATCGCGGCCGGGCAGCGCGATGAGGACGAGGGCTACACGAGCGATGAGTTCCGCATCGCAAAGGCCGGTGCGCCATGA
- a CDS encoding conserved hypothetical protein (Evidence 4 : Unknown function but conserved in other organisms), whose protein sequence is MPTRAIPENLAILHQDEEELRTKAAGLVEADERLRLHLTIVERAMDLGDLLRQFETDDEDLKVIQMLGMRMFNAFGASLKLALSGYSQNSALIMRDILETVFLIDLFRGEPSLIERWRLADKKARMKQFSPVKVREALDARDGFTSMKRAEMYELFSELAGHPTMKSAWMMRPQKDGDAVIGPFIEKTTLEAVLSEMGRLAVQAGEELTGFFPPAWHRSLTARVAFAEIKREWIATFYPDAAKRSG, encoded by the coding sequence ATGCCGACTCGCGCCATTCCCGAGAACCTCGCGATCCTTCATCAAGACGAGGAAGAACTGCGGACCAAGGCCGCCGGGCTTGTGGAAGCCGACGAGCGCCTGCGGCTGCACCTGACTATCGTCGAAAGGGCCATGGACCTTGGCGACCTGCTTCGGCAATTCGAAACCGACGACGAGGATCTGAAAGTCATCCAGATGCTCGGCATGCGCATGTTCAATGCGTTTGGGGCGAGCCTGAAGCTGGCTCTTTCAGGGTACAGCCAGAACAGCGCCCTTATCATGCGCGACATTCTGGAAACCGTGTTTCTGATCGATCTGTTCCGGGGCGAGCCTTCGCTGATCGAACGCTGGCGGCTTGCCGACAAGAAAGCCCGGATGAAGCAGTTTTCGCCCGTAAAGGTGCGCGAGGCGCTCGATGCCCGCGACGGCTTCACTTCAATGAAGCGCGCGGAAATGTACGAGCTGTTCTCGGAACTGGCCGGTCATCCGACGATGAAATCGGCGTGGATGATGAGGCCGCAGAAGGACGGCGATGCGGTCATCGGCCCGTTTATCGAAAAGACCACGCTTGAAGCCGTGCTCTCCGAAATGGGCCGCCTTGCCGTGCAGGCAGGGGAGGAGTTGACCGGTTTCTTCCCGCCCGCATGGCACCGTAGCCTTACCGCGCGGGTTGCGTTCGCGGAAATCAAGCGGGAGTGGATCGCCACCTTTTATCCCGATGCCGCGAAGCGTTCCGGTTAA
- a CDS encoding hypothetical protein (Evidence 5 : Unknown function) produces the protein MNKKKSLTDALSEPAPAAVAAEPPAPRAAHRPLSSAARPDRAGKTNVTGYFDKIVKWELQELATKRSRELGRKITSQELLAEALNDLFKKYGRPEVAQG, from the coding sequence ATGAACAAGAAGAAAAGCCTCACAGACGCGCTCTCTGAACCCGCCCCGGCCGCCGTTGCCGCAGAGCCGCCCGCACCGCGCGCGGCGCATCGCCCGTTATCGAGCGCCGCCCGGCCAGACCGCGCCGGCAAGACCAACGTCACGGGGTATTTCGACAAGATCGTGAAATGGGAGCTTCAGGAACTGGCGACCAAGCGCAGCCGTGAGCTTGGCCGCAAGATCACCTCGCAGGAACTGCTGGCCGAGGCCCTGAACGACCTGTTCAAGAAATACGGGCGGCCGGAAGTGGCGCAGGGATAA
- a CDS encoding Recombinase family protein, whose amino-acid sequence MKPNAAANADDAAPMRVALYMRVSTGRQAESDLSIPDQRRQATAYCKSRGWTVAAEFVDAGLSGTTDNRPELQRLLDIATAGGSPFDVVLVHSLSRFMRDAFLQEMHVRRLAKAGVRLVSMTQDVGDDPTGIMIRQVFALFDEYQSNEIRKHVSRSMNENARQGFWNGAAPPYGYTTVVVEQRGARMKKKLAIDPVEAETVRLIFRLLMEGDGTTGPMGVKAAVCWLNERGYRTRGGARWGIGPLHKMVGNTVYKGEAVFNRMDSKTRKEKPASDHIVVTCDPIIDPARFDALQAQLKERNPRVTAPRVVTGPILLTGIATCASCGGGMTLRTGKSGRYRYYVCASCAQKGKTACKGRSVPMDRLDAAVMESMADQLLTPERVAALLRGLMDRQTRRDEDYANRLTALRAKLSEAEGRLGRLYQAIENGIADASDPTLKERVAAVKTERDIARVAFDRAVAEMQPDARITEDKIAAFVAVMRENVLTGDVPFRRAYLRAVIDNVEVDDTEIRIHGRRTVLERLVMGGGAAPAGVPSFVRKWRARKDSNL is encoded by the coding sequence ATGAAACCCAACGCTGCCGCGAATGCCGATGACGCTGCGCCTATGCGCGTCGCTCTTTACATGCGCGTGTCGACCGGCCGCCAGGCCGAAAGCGACCTGTCCATTCCCGATCAGCGCCGTCAGGCTACCGCGTACTGCAAGTCACGCGGTTGGACGGTCGCGGCCGAGTTCGTCGATGCGGGCCTGTCGGGCACCACCGACAATCGGCCCGAGCTTCAAAGGCTGCTCGATATCGCCACCGCAGGCGGCTCGCCGTTTGATGTGGTGCTGGTCCATTCGCTCAGCCGCTTCATGCGCGATGCGTTTTTGCAGGAAATGCATGTGCGCCGCTTGGCCAAAGCGGGGGTGCGCCTCGTTTCGATGACGCAGGACGTGGGCGATGACCCCACGGGCATCATGATCCGTCAGGTCTTCGCGCTCTTCGACGAGTACCAGTCAAACGAGATACGAAAGCATGTCAGCCGCTCCATGAACGAGAATGCCCGGCAGGGCTTCTGGAATGGCGCGGCTCCGCCCTATGGCTATACGACCGTCGTCGTCGAGCAGCGCGGCGCGCGCATGAAAAAGAAACTCGCCATCGACCCGGTCGAGGCGGAAACCGTGCGCCTTATATTCCGGCTGCTCATGGAAGGTGATGGCACGACGGGGCCGATGGGCGTCAAGGCGGCGGTGTGCTGGCTTAACGAGCGCGGCTACCGGACGCGGGGCGGGGCAAGGTGGGGCATTGGTCCCCTGCACAAGATGGTCGGCAACACAGTCTACAAGGGCGAGGCGGTCTTCAACCGCATGGACTCAAAGACCCGCAAGGAAAAGCCTGCCTCTGACCATATCGTTGTGACGTGCGATCCGATTATCGATCCGGCCCGTTTCGATGCGCTTCAGGCGCAGCTCAAAGAGCGCAATCCGCGCGTGACCGCGCCCCGCGTTGTGACGGGGCCGATCCTCCTGACCGGCATCGCCACCTGCGCTAGCTGCGGCGGCGGCATGACGCTGCGCACCGGCAAGTCGGGGCGCTATCGCTACTATGTCTGCGCCTCCTGCGCGCAGAAGGGCAAGACGGCCTGCAAGGGGCGCTCGGTGCCCATGGACCGGCTCGATGCCGCCGTCATGGAGAGCATGGCCGATCAGCTGCTGACGCCGGAGCGCGTCGCGGCGCTGCTGCGCGGCCTCATGGATCGCCAGACGAGAAGGGATGAGGATTATGCGAACCGGCTGACGGCGCTAAGGGCAAAGCTGTCGGAGGCTGAAGGCCGGCTCGGACGCCTCTATCAGGCCATCGAGAACGGCATTGCCGATGCGAGCGATCCGACCCTCAAAGAGCGCGTCGCGGCGGTAAAGACCGAACGCGACATCGCACGCGTCGCTTTCGACCGCGCCGTCGCGGAAATGCAGCCCGATGCCAGGATCACCGAAGATAAGATCGCGGCTTTCGTGGCGGTCATGCGCGAGAATGTGCTGACGGGCGACGTGCCGTTCCGCCGCGCTTACCTGCGCGCCGTGATCGACAACGTCGAAGTGGACGATACGGAAATCCGTATTCACGGCCGCCGGACCGTTCTGGAGCGTCTTGTGATGGGAGGCGGGGCGGCTCCGGCAGGAGTGCCCAGTTTTGTTCGTAAATGGCGCGCCCGAAAGGATTCGAACCTCTGA
- a CDS encoding Antirestriction protein, with protein MNTDIYQRVTDQIVTELEKGVRPWLKPWNAEHAAGRITRPLRANGIAYRGINILMLWAAATERGYAAPLWLTYKQAQELGGQVRKGEKGSLVVYANTITRTEQDEATGEELERDIPFMKGYTVFNAEQVEGLPAHFYAMQQPTLDPVARIERAEGFFAAVGADIREGGNQAFYSMAEDRVQMPPFVAFRDPEAYYATLAHELTHWTRHPKRLDRDFGRKRFGDAGYAMEELVAELGAAFVCADLELTPQPREEHAAYIASWLKALKDDRRAIFAAAAHAQRAADYLALLQTGEKAAAA; from the coding sequence ATGAATACAGACATTTATCAGCGTGTAACCGATCAGATCGTAACGGAGCTTGAAAAGGGCGTCCGCCCCTGGCTGAAACCATGGAACGCCGAACACGCCGCAGGACGCATCACGCGCCCCTTGCGGGCCAATGGCATCGCCTATCGCGGCATCAACATCCTGATGCTGTGGGCAGCGGCGACCGAGCGCGGTTATGCCGCCCCGTTGTGGCTGACCTACAAACAGGCGCAGGAGCTTGGCGGGCAGGTAAGGAAGGGCGAGAAGGGAAGCCTTGTCGTCTACGCCAATACCATCACCCGGACCGAGCAGGACGAGGCGACCGGCGAGGAGCTGGAGCGGGATATTCCCTTCATGAAGGGCTACACCGTATTCAACGCCGAACAGGTCGAAGGGCTGCCGGCGCACTTCTACGCGATGCAGCAGCCGACCCTTGATCCCGTCGCCCGGATCGAGCGGGCGGAAGGATTCTTTGCAGCGGTCGGCGCGGACATCCGCGAGGGCGGGAATCAGGCTTTCTATTCGATGGCCGAAGACAGGGTGCAGATGCCGCCCTTTGTCGCCTTCCGCGATCCCGAAGCCTATTACGCCACACTGGCGCATGAGCTGACCCACTGGACCCGGCACCCGAAGCGCCTTGACCGGGACTTTGGCCGCAAGCGGTTTGGCGATGCGGGCTATGCGATGGAGGAGCTTGTCGCCGAGCTGGGCGCGGCGTTCGTCTGCGCCGATCTTGAGCTGACCCCGCAGCCCCGCGAGGAACACGCCGCCTATATCGCGTCGTGGCTGAAGGCCCTGAAAGACGACAGGCGGGCCATCTTCGCGGCAGCCGCGCATGCGCAGCGGGCGGCGGATTATCTGGCCTTGCTGCAAACCGGGGAGAAGGCGGCGGCCGCGTGA
- a CDS encoding conserved hypothetical protein (Evidence 4 : Unknown function but conserved in other organisms): MNTLMTIAELQHRTESELRALFRQASKALARTASGTPERRTGLATIENITRAMATARARGF, from the coding sequence ATGAACACCTTAATGACCATCGCGGAGCTGCAACATCGCACCGAATCCGAACTGCGGGCTCTGTTCCGTCAGGCAAGTAAGGCTCTGGCCCGCACGGCGTCCGGCACGCCGGAGCGCCGCACCGGCCTTGCGACGATCGAGAACATCACGCGGGCGATGGCGACAGCGCGAGCGCGGGGCTTTTAG
- the yubD gene encoding putative methylase YubD (Evidence 3 : Putative function from multiple computational evidences) yields MTSKLSALINTVQHGDCIDMMQAMPARSVDFILTDPPYIVRYKDRAGRSIANDDNGDWLEPAARQMFRVLKNDSLCVSFYGWQQTDRFMSAWRAAGFRVVGHIVFRKKYASVSRFVSYMHDVAYVLAKGHPALPENPPADVMDFPYTGNRLHPTQKPVAILKPLIEAFCPEGGLVLDPFCGSGSTLVAACDANCDYLGIELDSKYHRIAQRRLAA; encoded by the coding sequence ATGACCTCGAAATTGAGCGCCCTTATCAACACCGTGCAGCACGGCGACTGCATTGACATGATGCAGGCCATGCCCGCCCGCTCGGTTGACTTCATCCTGACCGATCCGCCCTATATCGTACGGTACAAGGACCGCGCGGGGCGCAGCATCGCCAATGACGACAACGGCGACTGGCTGGAGCCGGCGGCGCGGCAAATGTTCCGCGTGCTGAAAAACGACAGCCTGTGCGTCAGCTTCTACGGCTGGCAGCAGACCGACCGCTTTATGAGCGCCTGGCGCGCTGCGGGATTCCGCGTCGTAGGGCACATCGTGTTTCGCAAAAAGTATGCTTCGGTATCGCGGTTCGTGAGCTACATGCACGACGTTGCCTATGTCCTGGCGAAGGGTCACCCGGCTCTGCCGGAAAATCCGCCCGCCGATGTGATGGACTTTCCCTACACAGGCAATCGTCTGCATCCGACGCAAAAGCCGGTGGCGATCCTGAAGCCCCTTATCGAAGCGTTCTGTCCTGAAGGAGGTCTTGTCCTTGACCCCTTCTGCGGCTCCGGCTCGACCCTCGTCGCGGCTTGCGATGCAAACTGCGACTATCTCGGGATAGAGCTGGATTCGAAATATCATCGTATCGCGCAGCGCAGGCTGGCCGCATAG
- a CDS encoding GCN5-related N-acetyltransferase; Histone acetyltransferase HPA2 and related acetyltransferases, whose translation MKSGFRIEALASSHDRAGFSCGVEPLDRYLKTQASQDVRRRVSNCFVAVPEGAAAIAGFYTLAAASIPVLDLPEEQTRRLPRYPVLPAALIGRLAVDEGFRGKQLGAALLFDALLRALRADPAVLTVIVDAKDAKAKAFYQHHGFQPFRDLPSRLFLPVDTAAKLLR comes from the coding sequence ATGAAGTCCGGTTTTCGGATTGAGGCGCTCGCGTCCAGTCACGACCGCGCCGGGTTTTCCTGTGGGGTGGAGCCGCTTGACCGCTACCTCAAGACACAGGCCAGCCAGGACGTGCGGCGGCGCGTGTCCAACTGCTTTGTCGCCGTGCCGGAGGGCGCGGCGGCCATAGCGGGATTTTACACGCTCGCCGCCGCCAGCATCCCTGTCCTTGATCTTCCCGAAGAACAGACGCGCCGCCTGCCACGCTATCCGGTGCTGCCCGCCGCGCTGATTGGAAGGCTCGCGGTTGACGAAGGTTTCAGGGGCAAGCAACTGGGCGCTGCCCTGCTGTTCGACGCTCTCCTGCGGGCGCTCCGCGCCGACCCCGCCGTCCTGACCGTCATCGTCGATGCGAAGGACGCAAAAGCCAAGGCATTCTATCAGCATCACGGCTTCCAGCCGTTCCGCGATCTCCCTTCCCGCCTCTTCCTTCCTGTCGATACAGCCGCGAAGCTGCTGCGATAG
- a CDS encoding AAA family ATPase: MHVVSLLAQKGGSGKTTLAECLAVAACEAGKLAAILDMDPQGTAKSWKQRRGGDDPAVIPVTMANLQDELDRARDAGADLVFIDTPARLSDWAMEAAKVSDLVIVPSRATVKDLERVEASIKLATVYAIRPVFVVLTQVRPRGDRHVQAEEFVTAKRFPVCPASIGDRVSYQDSDILGLTPLETEPNGKGAEEIRRIYRFTSELLNQLTNKQANHEQEEKPHRRAL; this comes from the coding sequence ATGCATGTAGTGTCCCTCCTCGCCCAGAAAGGCGGAAGCGGTAAAACCACCCTCGCCGAATGCCTAGCCGTCGCGGCCTGCGAGGCCGGCAAGCTGGCGGCGATTCTCGACATGGACCCGCAAGGGACCGCCAAGAGCTGGAAGCAGCGGCGCGGCGGCGATGACCCCGCCGTGATCCCCGTCACCATGGCGAATCTTCAGGACGAACTCGACCGCGCGCGCGATGCGGGCGCTGATTTGGTTTTCATAGACACCCCCGCCCGCCTTTCGGACTGGGCGATGGAAGCCGCCAAGGTTTCCGATCTGGTGATTGTCCCGTCGCGCGCAACGGTCAAGGACCTTGAACGCGTCGAAGCCTCCATCAAGCTGGCGACCGTCTACGCCATCCGCCCCGTATTCGTGGTGCTGACGCAGGTCCGCCCGCGTGGCGACCGCCATGTGCAGGCCGAGGAGTTTGTAACCGCCAAGCGGTTCCCCGTCTGCCCCGCCTCGATTGGCGACCGCGTGTCCTACCAGGACTCCGATATTCTTGGCCTTACGCCCCTTGAAACCGAGCCCAACGGCAAGGGCGCCGAGGAAATCCGCCGGATTTACCGGTTTACCAGCGAACTCCTGAACCAGTTGACCAACAAACAGGCAAACCATGAACAAGAAGAAAAGCCTCACAGACGCGCTCTCTGA
- a CDS encoding pP_pnuc_1 domain-containing protein: MARRVTPSQYRSMVRQAEAKQRQAINKFNQDVRRHNQKVKSAVDKYNREVRAHNSRVQRDRQRIKSALQKLSRTTVTQRYTVLYESSIVLNRSYSALEHSASFDESDPRYRLAVELPQQENANNLAVTSALLTGEPEDVDDEEYEGDEPEEEDLQDTRIEDELRNISADLHSRWHGALFALNPRNPDAARHFCSSVREIFTQILHTRAPDAAVLSALPGAALDSRGAPTRRSRIQFLLHRQGIQLSALEEFVEKNIDNVIDLFDVFNQGTHGEAGRFDIHTLFAVKRRVEDAIIFVTGIAA; the protein is encoded by the coding sequence ATGGCGCGCCGCGTTACGCCATCGCAGTACAGAAGCATGGTTCGCCAGGCCGAGGCGAAGCAGCGGCAGGCCATCAACAAATTCAATCAGGACGTCCGCCGGCACAATCAGAAGGTCAAGAGCGCAGTCGACAAGTACAACAGGGAGGTCCGCGCCCATAACAGCCGGGTGCAGCGCGACCGCCAGCGCATCAAGAGCGCCCTTCAGAAATTAAGCCGGACCACCGTCACGCAGCGGTACACGGTACTCTACGAGTCGAGCATCGTCCTGAACCGGTCGTATTCGGCCCTTGAGCACAGCGCGTCGTTCGATGAGTCCGATCCGCGCTACCGGCTGGCGGTGGAACTGCCGCAGCAGGAAAACGCCAATAATCTCGCGGTCACCAGCGCGCTCCTGACCGGGGAGCCCGAGGATGTCGATGACGAGGAATACGAGGGCGACGAGCCGGAGGAAGAGGACCTCCAGGATACCCGCATCGAGGACGAGCTGAGGAACATTTCAGCGGATTTACATAGTCGCTGGCATGGCGCGCTCTTCGCGCTCAATCCGCGCAATCCCGATGCGGCGCGTCATTTCTGCTCCAGCGTCCGCGAGATATTCACGCAGATTCTCCACACACGCGCCCCGGACGCCGCCGTTTTATCGGCGCTGCCGGGAGCGGCTCTCGATTCACGAGGCGCGCCCACGCGCCGGTCGCGCATCCAGTTTCTTCTGCACCGGCAGGGCATCCAGCTGAGCGCCCTTGAAGAGTTCGTGGAGAAGAATATCGACAACGTCATCGACCTGTTTGACGTGTTCAACCAGGGCACCCACGGCGAAGCGGGGCGCTTTGACATCCACACGCTCTTCGCGGTGAAGCGCCGCGTCGAGGACGCCATCATCTTCGTGACCGGTATCGCCGCGTAG
- a CDS encoding Addiction module antidote protein, HigA family: MPRRAVHPGEILAEEIQQLGISPTELSRCLNVPTNRVTQIIHGRRSITGDTALRLAHWFGNSAEFWLNLQNAYDIRMAEKKAGREIAKLPVRNSGSGLDKLQNP; this comes from the coding sequence ATGCCCCGTCGTGCCGTACATCCCGGCGAGATTCTCGCCGAGGAAATCCAGCAGCTTGGCATCTCGCCGACAGAGCTGTCGCGCTGCCTCAACGTGCCGACCAATCGCGTGACGCAGATCATCCACGGTCGGCGCAGCATCACCGGCGACACGGCGCTGCGGCTGGCTCACTGGTTCGGCAACTCGGCCGAGTTCTGGCTGAACCTGCAAAACGCATACGACATACGCATGGCCGAGAAGAAGGCCGGGCGTGAAATCGCAAAACTGCCTGTCAGGAATAGTGGCTCAGGCCTCGACAAGCTACAAAACCCTTAG
- a CDS encoding HTH crp-type domain-containing protein, which produces MTLHIDNPQQLLVEAHRRLRQRIEEQGGPAPLPVRVVDEQKRARSLQTAHRYAAVQPSNKKAPPDNGAYVPELSARLDSDPNLSDGARRCARKLAEETYRANREGRTLPVTVTYLARALGRCRRTVQRYLRQLEREGYVAVEVVASRRSRMCVGLVVRILQPLLAAHHRDRWPGRLGKPGATQESQNKRLDRFSPIEGDRLSVEQWAIRCMDGVLRSFMKTNPLAGLPPVIPA; this is translated from the coding sequence ATGACTTTACATATCGATAATCCGCAACAACTGCTTGTGGAAGCGCATCGCCGTTTGCGGCAGCGCATAGAGGAGCAGGGTGGTCCGGCTCCGCTGCCCGTTCGCGTCGTTGATGAGCAAAAGCGGGCACGGTCGCTGCAAACAGCGCACCGCTATGCCGCCGTGCAGCCGTCCAACAAGAAAGCACCGCCCGACAACGGCGCTTATGTGCCGGAGCTGTCGGCGCGCCTTGATAGCGACCCGAACCTTTCCGACGGGGCGCGGCGCTGCGCGCGCAAGCTCGCGGAGGAAACCTACCGCGCCAACCGCGAGGGGAGGACCCTGCCGGTTACAGTCACCTACCTCGCAAGGGCGCTCGGCCGTTGCCGAAGGACTGTGCAACGCTATCTCCGGCAGTTAGAGAGAGAGGGCTATGTCGCGGTCGAGGTTGTCGCCTCGCGGCGCTCGCGCATGTGCGTAGGCCTCGTCGTGCGCATCCTGCAGCCGCTGCTGGCCGCGCATCACCGTGATCGCTGGCCGGGACGCCTTGGAAAGCCAGGGGCGACACAGGAGTCACAGAATAAGAGATTAGATCGATTCTCCCCAATCGAAGGCGACCGTCTGAGCGTCGAGCAATGGGCGATACGGTGCATGGATGGCGTCCTGCGCTCATTTATGAAAACGAACCCGCTCGCCGGTCTGCCACCGGTCATCCCCGCGTAA
- a CDS encoding conserved hypothetical protein (Evidence 4 : Unknown function but conserved in other organisms), whose product MPQSPTRTARVEARLSPEALAIVKRAAEIQGRSLSDFVVSAAQEAAQRTIEEAQILRLSVEDQQALAASILNPPEPNDALRRAAAAHKRLVISS is encoded by the coding sequence ATGCCGCAGTCACCTACCCGCACGGCCCGCGTCGAGGCCCGGCTTTCGCCGGAGGCGCTGGCGATTGTGAAGCGCGCCGCCGAGATACAGGGGCGCTCGCTCAGCGACTTCGTTGTGTCTGCGGCGCAGGAAGCCGCGCAGCGGACAATCGAAGAGGCGCAAATCCTCCGCCTGTCGGTCGAGGACCAGCAGGCGCTGGCCGCTTCGATCCTCAATCCGCCCGAGCCGAACGACGCGCTGCGCCGCGCCGCCGCCGCGCACAAGCGCCTTGTCATTTCCTCGTAA
- a CDS encoding conserved hypothetical protein (Evidence 4 : Unknown function but conserved in other organisms), whose translation METRDQNPVDTAPTERHGFSVSSDLASMPVSDAELDVIEAFLMHQFRAVMTEGSATTGLLLSKDSEAPQTHAQVRASALGQNKRPSMGGKRGRGNAR comes from the coding sequence ATGGAAACACGCGACCAGAACCCGGTCGATACCGCGCCGACAGAGCGCCACGGGTTCAGCGTGTCGAGCGATCTCGCGAGCATGCCCGTATCGGACGCGGAGCTGGATGTGATCGAAGCCTTCCTGATGCATCAGTTCAGGGCCGTCATGACGGAAGGCTCTGCGACAACTGGCCTTTTGCTCTCGAAAGACTCGGAAGCGCCGCAAACCCATGCTCAAGTCAGGGCGTCCGCCCTAGGTCAGAACAAGAGGCCAAGCATGGGCGGGAAGAGGGGCCGGGGGAACGCGCGATGA
- a CDS encoding hypothetical protein (Evidence 5 : Unknown function): MAEGPERRQAGHLRGSRACAAGGGLSGLAANRGEGGGRVSGRRVWRTRKIAARLRPGGGARGAKRAFREAVDLHKLYRSSFAAVSTGRKRREGRSRNGWKP, from the coding sequence GTGGCTGAAGGCCCTGAAAGACGACAGGCGGGCCATCTTCGCGGCAGCCGCGCATGCGCAGCGGGCGGCGGATTATCTGGCCTTGCTGCAAACCGGGGAGAAGGCGGCGGCCGCGTGAGCGGCCGCCGTGTCTGGCGGACCCGAAAAATCGCCGCCCGGCTCCGGCCGGGCGGCGGCGCGCGCGGCGCGAAAAGGGCCTTCAGGGAGGCGGTAGATTTACATAAGCTCTATCGCAGCAGCTTCGCGGCTGTATCGACAGGAAGGAAGAGGCGGGAAGGGAGATCGCGGAACGGCTGGAAGCCGTGA